The proteins below are encoded in one region of Clostridium fermenticellae:
- a CDS encoding ComEC/Rec2 family competence protein, producing MDFHKKYFRFLVVLLVIVFTITGCSSYKTFANVENERIKISYIDVGQGDSELIQVNNKNLLIDAGPSQNTDKLISFLKSQKIRKLDYVIATHPHEDHIGGMPAIIKKYPIDKFYAPKVIANTQFFENMVTALKDKDMKIYPAKSGMSIDLGKNTKCNIIAPNNNKYENLNDYSIVLVISYKNCKFLFTGDAENLSEEEILNNNYDISCNVLKIGHHGSKTSSSDEFLDKTRANIAVISCGKDNDYGHPNKTTLEKLKRHNIKIYRTDLEGNIILTSNGNSIFKY from the coding sequence ATAGATTTTCATAAAAAATATTTTAGATTTTTAGTAGTATTATTAGTTATAGTTTTTACTATAACTGGATGTAGTTCATATAAAACATTCGCAAATGTTGAAAATGAGAGAATAAAAATAAGTTATATAGATGTCGGTCAAGGCGATAGTGAATTAATTCAAGTTAACAATAAGAATTTACTTATTGATGCCGGTCCTTCTCAAAATACAGATAAGCTAATTTCATTTTTAAAAAGTCAAAAAATACGTAAATTGGATTATGTGATAGCCACTCATCCTCATGAAGACCACATAGGAGGTATGCCTGCTATAATAAAAAAATATCCAATAGATAAGTTTTATGCTCCAAAAGTTATTGCAAATACTCAATTTTTTGAAAACATGGTAACTGCATTAAAAGATAAAGACATGAAGATATATCCGGCTAAATCCGGGATGAGTATAGATCTGGGTAAAAATACGAAATGTAATATAATAGCTCCAAATAATAATAAATATGAAAACTTAAATGATTATTCTATAGTACTAGTAATATCTTATAAAAACTGCAAATTTTTATTTACAGGAGATGCCGAAAATTTAAGTGAAGAAGAGATACTTAATAATAATTATGATATTTCATGTAATGTATTAAAAATCGGACATCACGGAAGTAAAACATCTTCATCTGACGAATTTCTCGATAAAACAAGAGCAAATATAGCAGTTATAAGTTGCGGCAAAGATAATGATTATGGTCATCCAAATAAAACAACTTTAGAAAAGCTAAAGAGGCACAATATTAAAATATATAGAACGGATTTAGAGGGTAATATAATATTGACGAGCAATGGAAATAGTATATTTAAATATTAA
- the pckA gene encoding phosphoenolpyruvate carboxykinase (ATP) has protein sequence MRMDLKYLNITGYKNLYNNLTESELIEFAIKNGEGKLANNGALVLNTGKYTGRSPKDRFIVKQKSVANDINWGDVNLPISEEIFDDLYKRVTQYLNDKDLFVFNGHVGAIREYSLPIKVVCEYASQALFSNNLFRKSSDTDMDCSENEFNIISAPGFKANGKDDGINSEAFVIINFDKRIILIGGTSYSGEIKKSVFSVMNFLLPKKHVMPMHCSANVDQSQNTTIFFGLSGTGKTTLSTDSTKKLIGDDEHGWSDKGVFNFEGGCYAKTIRLDKNKEKEIYNAIKFGTVLENVVLNSNREPDYNDSRYTENTRAAYPLEYIENLKENGVGNNPKTIIFLTADAFGVIPPISRLTKEAAMYHFMSGYTSKVAGTERGIKEPKATFSSCFGEPFMILNPYIYAKLLGENIDKYKTRVYLINTGWLYGGFKNGNRINLKYTRAMVNCAISGEIEKYKFVEHPIFKVMIPEKCPGVPSDILDPINTWDDKEKYMDKARVLANKFEENFKKFKGVPNSIAKAGPSIESLQYEEAMNF, from the coding sequence ATGCGTATGGATCTAAAATATTTAAATATAACTGGATATAAAAATTTGTACAATAATTTAACTGAAAGTGAACTTATTGAATTTGCAATAAAAAACGGTGAAGGAAAACTAGCTAATAATGGTGCCCTGGTATTAAATACCGGAAAATATACTGGAAGATCACCTAAAGATAGATTTATAGTTAAACAAAAAAGTGTTGCTAATGATATCAACTGGGGAGATGTAAACTTACCAATTAGCGAGGAAATATTTGATGATTTATATAAAAGGGTAACTCAGTATTTAAATGATAAGGATTTATTTGTATTTAACGGACATGTAGGTGCAATAAGGGAATATTCACTTCCTATAAAGGTCGTGTGTGAATATGCTTCTCAGGCTTTATTCTCAAATAATTTGTTTAGGAAGTCCTCTGATACTGATATGGATTGTTCAGAAAATGAGTTTAATATAATATCTGCGCCTGGTTTTAAAGCTAATGGCAAAGATGATGGTATAAATTCAGAAGCATTCGTAATAATAAATTTTGATAAAAGAATAATACTCATAGGAGGAACAAGCTATTCTGGAGAAATAAAGAAATCTGTATTTTCAGTTATGAATTTCTTGTTGCCTAAAAAACATGTAATGCCAATGCATTGTTCTGCTAATGTTGATCAATCTCAAAATACAACTATATTTTTTGGATTATCAGGTACAGGTAAAACTACTTTATCTACAGATTCAACTAAAAAATTAATAGGTGATGATGAACATGGATGGAGTGATAAAGGAGTATTTAATTTTGAAGGTGGATGTTATGCAAAAACTATAAGACTGGACAAGAACAAAGAAAAGGAAATATATAATGCTATAAAATTTGGGACTGTTCTTGAAAATGTAGTACTTAATTCTAATAGAGAACCCGATTATAATGACAGTCGATATACTGAAAACACAAGGGCAGCTTATCCTTTGGAATATATAGAAAATCTTAAAGAGAACGGTGTAGGTAATAACCCTAAGACTATAATATTTTTGACTGCAGATGCTTTCGGAGTAATACCACCTATATCAAGACTAACTAAAGAAGCAGCCATGTATCATTTTATGTCAGGATATACAAGCAAGGTCGCAGGAACTGAAAGAGGAATTAAAGAACCTAAGGCGACTTTTTCGTCATGCTTTGGTGAACCGTTTATGATACTTAATCCATATATATATGCAAAACTTTTAGGAGAGAATATAGATAAGTATAAAACAAGAGTATATCTTATTAATACAGGATGGTTATATGGCGGTTTTAAAAATGGAAATAGAATAAACTTAAAATATACAAGAGCTATGGTGAATTGTGCAATAAGTGGAGAGATTGAAAAGTATAAATTTGTAGAACACCCAATATTTAAAGTGATGATTCCGGAAAAATGTCCAGGGGTTCCATCAGATATATTGGATCCTATTAATACTTGGGATGATAAAGAGAAATATATGGATAAAGCCAGGGTTCTAGCCAATAAGTTTGAGGAAAACTTTAAGAAATTTAAAGGTGTTCCAAATTCAATTGCAAAAGCAGGTCCCTCAATAGAGAGCTTGCAATATGAAGAAGCTATGAATTTTTAA
- a CDS encoding 2-isopropylmalate synthase, which produces MMNIIKKSSYEHVLQDVETPNLYKDIFPYSEIPKVTFNQIQVPMDLPKNIWITDTTFRDGQQSMPPYSAEQIIRIFDYLHELDNNSGIIKQTEFFLYTEKDREAASVCMERGYKFPEVTSWIRANKQDFKLVKDMGIKETGMLMSCSDYHIFKKLGKTRQQAMDMYLEIVEEALSNGIRPRCHLEDITRADFYGFVVPFVNKLMKLSKESGIPIKIRVCDTLGLGVSYAGASLPRSVQGLIHGLKVNCGVPSEMIEWHGHNDFNAVVTNSTTAWLYGASAINTSLLGIGERTGNCPLESMIFEYGQLKGITKNMNLHVITEIAQYFKNEIKYDIPPRTPFVGRQFNVTRAGIHADGILKDEEIYNIFDTDKILGRPVVVAVNQYSGLAGIAAWIDTYYRLKGEEKIDKKDPRIEVIKEWVDQQYVDGRTTIIGNNELELLVEKLMPEIIEKNNTRAS; this is translated from the coding sequence ATTATGAATATTATAAAAAAATCTTCGTATGAGCATGTTTTACAAGATGTGGAGACTCCTAATCTTTATAAAGATATATTTCCCTATTCAGAAATTCCTAAGGTTACTTTTAATCAAATTCAGGTGCCTATGGATTTACCTAAGAATATATGGATTACAGATACTACCTTTAGAGATGGACAACAATCAATGCCACCTTATTCAGCCGAACAGATAATTAGAATTTTTGATTATCTTCATGAACTTGATAATAATTCAGGAATTATAAAGCAGACAGAATTTTTTCTATATACTGAAAAGGATAGAGAAGCTGCTTCAGTGTGTATGGAAAGGGGATATAAATTTCCTGAAGTTACTTCGTGGATAAGAGCTAATAAACAGGACTTTAAATTGGTAAAAGATATGGGAATAAAAGAGACAGGAATGCTTATGTCTTGTTCAGATTACCATATATTTAAAAAACTAGGTAAAACAAGACAACAGGCTATGGATATGTATTTAGAAATAGTTGAAGAAGCTTTAAGCAATGGAATACGTCCAAGATGTCATCTGGAGGATATAACAAGAGCTGATTTCTATGGATTTGTAGTGCCGTTTGTTAATAAACTTATGAAACTTTCTAAGGAATCTGGAATTCCGATAAAAATAAGAGTTTGTGATACCTTAGGACTAGGTGTTTCGTATGCAGGCGCATCACTTCCAAGAAGTGTTCAGGGATTGATACATGGTCTTAAAGTGAACTGTGGAGTTCCTTCAGAAATGATAGAATGGCATGGCCATAATGACTTTAATGCAGTTGTTACTAATTCTACTACAGCTTGGCTGTATGGCGCATCTGCTATAAATACATCACTTTTGGGAATTGGTGAAAGAACTGGCAATTGTCCACTAGAATCTATGATATTTGAATATGGGCAATTAAAAGGAATAACGAAAAACATGAATTTACATGTTATAACTGAAATAGCTCAATATTTTAAAAATGAGATAAAATATGATATACCTCCTAGAACTCCTTTTGTTGGCAGGCAGTTTAATGTGACAAGAGCTGGTATACATGCAGACGGCATATTAAAGGATGAGGAAATTTACAATATATTTGATACGGATAAGATACTTGGCAGGCCTGTAGTTGTGGCTGTAAATCAATATTCAGGACTTGCTGGAATAGCTGCATGGATAGACACATATTACAGATTAAAAGGTGAGGAAAAGATTGATAAGAAGGATCCTAGGATTGAAGTTATAAAGGAATGGGTTGATCAGCAGTATGTTGATGGCAGGACGACAATAATAGGAAATAATGAGTTAGAGTTGTTAGTGGAAAAGCTTATGCCCGAGATTATAGAAAAAAATAACACTAGAGCGAGTTAA
- a CDS encoding undecaprenyl-diphosphate phosphatase, giving the protein MDFILIFKAVIIGIVEGITEFLPISSTGHMIIVENLIKFKAPMYPKAYMDMFDVVIQLGAILAIVVLYWNKIRGSLENLKPGKWGFKLWLNMLVAFIPAAIVGLLFNDIIKAKLFNAVTVSLALIVGGFLMIFMENRYRRGNKIRDIDDVNIIQAFKIGCFQCLSLWPGMSRSASTIMGGWVSGLNNSAAAEFSFFLAIPTMVAASLFSIIKIKIVMTSSQIVALIVAFIVAFIVALVVVDGFISFLKRKPMRVFAIYRIIIGALILGLVFTKVLTV; this is encoded by the coding sequence ATGGATTTTATACTTATATTTAAAGCTGTAATAATAGGTATAGTTGAAGGTATAACAGAGTTTTTACCAATTTCATCAACGGGGCATATGATTATTGTAGAGAATTTAATAAAATTTAAAGCTCCTATGTATCCTAAAGCGTACATGGATATGTTCGATGTGGTAATTCAGCTTGGAGCAATACTTGCAATTGTTGTTTTATACTGGAATAAGATAAGAGGATCACTTGAAAATCTTAAACCCGGAAAATGGGGATTTAAGCTTTGGCTAAATATGCTAGTGGCCTTTATACCTGCTGCGATAGTTGGACTTCTGTTTAATGATATTATAAAAGCAAAATTATTTAATGCTGTTACAGTATCCTTAGCATTGATTGTTGGTGGGTTTCTGATGATATTCATGGAAAACAGATATAGAAGAGGAAATAAAATAAGAGATATAGATGATGTGAATATTATACAGGCTTTTAAGATAGGATGCTTTCAGTGTCTGTCATTGTGGCCCGGTATGTCTCGATCTGCATCCACAATAATGGGAGGATGGGTAAGCGGACTTAATAATTCTGCTGCTGCTGAATTTTCATTTTTCTTAGCTATACCAACGATGGTAGCAGCGAGTCTGTTCTCAATAATTAAGATAAAAATTGTGATGACTTCCTCACAAATTGTAGCGCTTATAGTTGCATTTATAGTTGCATTTATAGTTGCATTGGTTGTTGTTGATGGTTTTATAAGCTTTTTGAAAAGAAAACCTATGAGAGTGTTTGCTATTTACAGAATAATTATTGGAGCTTTGATATTAGGACTTGTATTTACCAAAGTACTAACTGTTTAA